The Rana temporaria chromosome 4, aRanTem1.1, whole genome shotgun sequence genome contains a region encoding:
- the HTR2B gene encoding 5-hydroxytryptamine receptor 2B, protein MEEAILTYRHLSGGPPDFTLWHKMPELNSSNNGSFLNSIGPVKESKCWLALLTLMVIIPTIGGNILVILAISLEKKLQNATNYFLMSLAVADLLVGIFVMPIALLTIMFQPVWPLPQCLCAIWLFLDVLFSTASIIHLCAISLDRYIAIKKPIQASQFNTRAKTLLKIAAVWLISACIAVPIPIKGLLDPNTIFNSNTTCLVRTEHFKYFIIYGSMAAFFIPFAIMVVIYFLTIHLLKKKAYLIKNKHPQRLTWSTVSTVFQRDITPGSSPEKVAMLDGPRRDRPLHINSDEFPIRRLSSVGKKSMQTITNEQRASKVLGIVFFLFVFMWCPFFITNVASVLCDPNDCDPEVIKMLMEIFVWIGYISSGVNPLVYTLFNKTFRDAFGRYITCNFRGMHSVKILRNCSSRISFRNSVAENSKLIMKHGMKNGMNPVMYQSPLRLRNSQLESSAILLDTLLLTENEAGKTEEQVSYV, encoded by the exons ATGGAAGAAGCCATTTTGACATATCGCCATTTATCTGGAGGACCTCCTGACTTTACTCTCTGGCACAAAATGCCAGAACTTAACTCGTCTAACAATGGCAGTTTCCTAAACAGTATCGGGCCAGTGAAAGAATCAAAGTGCTGGCTGGCACTTCTGACACTTATGGTTATTATTCCTACAATAGGTGGCAACATCCTTGTAATCTTGGCAATATCACTGGAGAAGAAACTACAAAACGCCACTAACTACTTTCTTATGTCACTGGCTGTGGCAGATCTGCTGGTTGGGATATTTGTGATGCCTATTGCACTTCTCACCATTATGTTCC AACCTGTCTGGCCTCTACCGCAGTGCCTGTGTGCCATTTGGCTATTTTTAGATGTCCTGTTTTCCACGGCATCAATTATACACCTTTGCGCCATATCTTTGGACCGGTACATTGCCATCAAAAAACCTATCCAAGCCAGTCAATTCAACACCAGAGCAAAAACGCTTCTAAAAATTGCAGCGGTGTGGTTGATATCAGCAT GCATTGCTGTGCCTATCCCAATCAAAGGTCTTCTTGACCCCAACACCATCTTCAACTCAAACACCACATGTCTTGTTCGGACTGAGCACTTCAAGTACTTCATTATTTATGGATCAATGGCGGCATTTTTTATCCCATTTGCAATTATGGTAGTCATTTACTTCCTGACCATTCACTTACTGAAGAAAAAAGCATATCTAATCAAGAACAAACACCCTCAGCGCCTTACCTGGTCCACAGTGTCCACGGTCTTTCAGAGAGATATTACTCCCGGTTCTTCACCAGAGAAAGTTGCTATGTTAGATGGTCCAAGACGTGACCGGCCACTGCATATTAACAGTGATGAATTTCCCATACGAAGGCTATCCAGTGTGGGTAAGAAGTCTATGCAGACCATTACAAATGAACAAAGAGCTTCGAAGGTCTTGGGCATAGtgtttttcttgtttgtttttatgtGGTGTCCTTTTTTCATTACCAATGTGGCCTCAGTCCTCTGTGATCCAAATGACTGTGACCCCGAAGTTATCAAGATGCTAATGGAAATATTTGTCTGGATTGGGTACATTTCTTCCGGGGTCAACCCATTAGTTTACACTCTATTTAACAAGACTTTCAGAGATGCCTTTGGGCGCTACATCACATGTAATTTCCGGGGTATGCACTCAGTAAAAATCCTACGGAACTGCTCTAGTCGGATATCATTTCGGAACTCTGTGGCAGAAAATTCAAAACTCATCATGAAACATGGAATGAAAAACGGGATGAACCCAGTCATGTATCAAAGTCCACTAAGATTACGTAACTCGCAGCTCGAGTCCTCTGCCATTTTGCTTGACACCTTATTACTCACtgaaaacgaagctggaaagacTGAGGAGCAAGTGAGCTATGTGTAA